A part of Candidatus Zixiibacteriota bacterium genomic DNA contains:
- a CDS encoding RsmB/NOP family class I SAM-dependent RNA methyltransferase, whose amino-acid sequence MREPVEIPEEFKRRYGPLVDDEQAFFASLIEPPLNSFRVNTLKAPVGEVIGRLDTYGIHSQPLPWYEDAFTTESRELTSTLERFLGTIYIQEAASMLPPLIMREELSQASTVFDACAAPGSKATQIAAIMNNRGSLVANDRNFRRIRALKFNLNKAGVINTVITNFSLQKFPPVKFDIVLLDAPCSSDGTVRKNPEVMNQWSVSRIRGCSAVQKELIKLAFDFVTEGGMLVYSTCSLAPEENEMVIDHLLRHRPAKVKPIALDGFAFTSPVMNWAGETMSSGVAACARVWPHINNTDGFFVAKVSK is encoded by the coding sequence ATGAGAGAACCAGTCGAGATTCCCGAGGAATTCAAACGTCGTTACGGTCCGCTGGTTGATGACGAGCAGGCGTTTTTCGCATCGCTGATCGAGCCGCCACTGAATTCGTTTCGCGTTAACACTCTCAAAGCGCCCGTTGGTGAGGTGATCGGTCGGCTTGACACCTATGGTATTCACTCCCAGCCACTCCCGTGGTACGAAGACGCTTTCACGACTGAAAGCCGGGAGTTGACTTCTACCCTCGAACGATTCCTTGGTACGATCTACATCCAGGAGGCAGCGTCGATGCTACCGCCGTTGATCATGCGCGAGGAATTAAGCCAAGCTTCAACGGTTTTTGATGCCTGTGCCGCGCCGGGATCGAAAGCAACCCAGATTGCTGCCATTATGAATAATCGCGGTAGTCTGGTGGCCAATGATCGCAATTTTAGGCGGATTCGCGCCCTAAAGTTCAATCTCAACAAAGCCGGAGTAATCAATACTGTTATCACCAATTTTTCCTTGCAGAAATTCCCGCCTGTGAAATTTGACATTGTGCTGCTTGATGCTCCCTGTTCTTCCGATGGTACTGTTCGTAAAAATCCCGAGGTGATGAACCAGTGGTCGGTGAGTCGCATCCGTGGTTGTTCGGCCGTACAGAAAGAACTAATCAAACTCGCATTTGATTTTGTGACGGAAGGTGGAATGCTTGTGTATTCGACGTGCAGCCTGGCCCCCGAAGAGAACGAGATGGTGATTGATCATCTTCTGCGTCATCGTCCGGCCAAGGTGAAACCGATCGCTTTGGACGGTTTCGCATTTACTTCGCCGGTGATGAACTGGGCAGGGGAGACCATGAGTTCGGGCGTCGCTGCTTGCGCTCGGGTGTGGCCGCACATCAACAACACTGATGGTTTCTTTGTAGCGAAGGTGTCCAAATGA